GGGGGGAAGTGATAAAAATGGTAATGTTCTGAAATCGGCAGAATTGTATGACTCTTCAACAGGAACTTGGGAACTGTTGCCAAACATGCACACAGCTCGTAGATTATGCTCTGGATTTTTTATGGATGGCAAATTTTATGTGATTGGCGGGATGTCAAGTCCAACTGTTTCATTAAGCTGTGGGGAGGAATATGATCTTAAGACAAGAAGTTGGCGGAAAATAGAGGGTATGTATCCTTATGTTAATGGGGCTGCTCAAGCGCCTCCTCTTGTGGCAGTTGTTGATAACCAGTTGTATGCAGTTGAGCATCTAACTAACATGGTGAAGAAATATGACAAGGAAAAGAACACCTGGGATGAATTGGGAAGGCTTCCGGTCCGGGCTGATTCTTCTAATGGTTGGGGACTGGCTTTCAAGGCTTGTGGAGATAAACTTCTGGTTGTGGGTGGACAAAGGGGTCCAGAAGGGGAAGCTGTTGTGTTGAATTCATGGTGTCCTAAGTCAGGGGTCGTGAATGGCACCATCGATTGGCAGATACTCGGTGTAAAGGAGCATGTTGGGGTTTTCGTGTATAATTGTGCTGTAATGGGTTGTTGAGATACTTTTAGATTAACTCAACTGAAGACAAAGATGCTGGTATATTCAATCTGACAGAGCCTTGAACTTGAAGGGTGGTTCCATGTGTTCAATCAATGTGGGATAGCTTTTCCTGCTTGAGAagtttgtttctttcatttttaacATGGTTTATTTGAATGTATTTTTCACTGTCATGATCCATAATTTCAAATTGCTTTTGAGGTTAGGCTTTTACACAGATAAGTTCTGTTATCTTTTTTTCTTAGCCAACTATGTAAACCAATAAATCAAGTATTTTAATTGTTCAATGCTTTGATGCTCATTGCTTCTTCAGTCCAAAAGTGTATCCTATGTATTGATTTGTGTCCACTATTCATGCCTAGAGTGTTGTGGAAAGGGTACCATAGGTGTATGAAGTAGATAATGTAAACAAGGTTGGAAATGTTAGATCTTAGGCATAGGTGAAAAACAAGGTTCCCACTTTCCAACATATTTGAAATCATTTTCTTCATAATATATCAAAATGAGGTCCCCCTCAAGAGTACAATGTGTTTGTTGTGGAACATGTCCATGCTTCCAGCTGTAGTTCCTGCATTAAGGTCTATAATTTTGTCTTCCTATTTATGTTTAGTACATACTTTATAGACAATGTGGcctaaaaataatttctttttttcctttaattAGGAAGAGCAATTGGGGCCAATCTTCACTCTCCTAGTAGTAGACTTAGCAGAATCCTTTTTTCTCTGCTCTTGTGGCCCCATTTTTTAATCTTTCACTCTATTATATTATATGCAATTAATCCCCAATTACACCTATGAGCAAATAATGAAAATGATTTTCAGTATGACAAGGATGAATACAGGTAACTATACGGGTTTATTAAGAATGCTACAAAACAGTTTTAGTCCTTCAAGATTGGAgcaaatattattgtatttgatgGACTAATTTGATTCTGAAACTTTAAATGGTACACTAATAGCAGTAAAGAACAGCTTGCTCAAACAAATATGAATGCCCTTTCAGCAAGGAATTGGTATGGAGTTTTTCCTCTTGTGCTGAAGGCAAAGGCTCAACGATTAAACCATAGTTTATGGAAACCTCAATTCTCAAATTACATTGCCATGTTCACTACTGGTAATAAAGTTACTCATGATTTGACAAAGGTTATGGTACAAAAAATAggaattagaattttatttaaatttagatACTTGTTTAGATATTTCTATGGACTTTTCTTTATGAATGGAATGGCTACAAAGAGTCATTAGCCCATTACATTTTGAATGGAGCCCACTACAATTTTGGCCCATATTCATTTGCTTCTTTTAGCCCATAATTATTGGATATAGGTGGTCTATTTTAAGATATTAAATATCCATCGTCACCCTAACAATTTAGTAGATAGCTCACTAAtccaattaaaaaatataaaaattcgaATCCTCTTCACTGTGGTTAATGGCTAGGTACAAAATAAGACAAAGATTTCATATTCCTTATGTCCTAACTCTTGAACTTGTTATGTTGGGTAGACCGGAGTCTATgttatcttatatatatataaactaaaaGCTCAtatgatttttgtttttcatttttcaaaTTGAATATGAATGAAGCATTATCTAAATAAGTGAATGTTGTCGTGTTTTGTTTTTAGGGGGGGCCATAATAGTAGCCTAATTAAAAATTGAAAGTGACACAAGATTATCCTAATTTGTGGCCATGGTTTTTATTGTCAATTTATGTTGACGGGACATTGTGGCTTTGTCATATTGCTTGACCTCAACACACGGTCACTACACTAACTTTCCAAGTGTCACTTGATTTGATACGTCAACATTTTATTTTTAGCTTGCTTCCTCTGGATTCTTAATTACATTAAATTAATACTCCATTAAACTCGTGGTTTGAGTTACCATTTCAATTTCATAAATTGTGGACATTTTTAATTGGTCAAAATCATAATAATGTCTCATTAAGCACTTATTGGACCTGAGTCCATTCAATAAATTTATTAGCTTTTGTCTAATTTACTAACCTACCTCTATTTAATTTGCTATTGAAACTTAATGATAGACTTTCTAGAAGCAACATAAGgtaattatatactaaaattagttattaaaattaattattaatataaaatatatattaaaaataaattaaataacataaatatataataattaattttaatatacaaattatatttttgaattaaGAAAATGTTCAAATTTCATTTGATTAATCTATAACATATAACATTACAATATGGCATCCAACATTAGTTTCTTACTTATTATGGTGGTCTACTACTAACTAAGATGTTActaggggtggcaatatgtaccctaTCCGCGGATACTCAACCTGACTCCACCTGATCGGGTAGGGTTGTCAATCCGATCCGTAGCGAGTAGAGTAGGGTGTGGATAAGGTTCTTGTGTGGGTTGgatagggtgcgggttgagtcTCAACCCTATCCGATCAACCCgtactctatatatatttatattatatacttGTATAAAAAAATGTTTTAGGTGAATGTTGAATCAAAGACTtctcactaaatacaaaagatcctcaatcaataaaagaaaatcattaattgataatttaatatttttttacataaaaatcaattatattttaaattatcatcaagttatataataatattgtatattttttgtaacccgcgggtAGGATTAGGGTTGGGATATTCTCAACCCACGGATAGAATaaggttgagtttatataaaaatctcaacccgcgggtagagttagggttggatccaaaccctaccctacccattgtcaCCCTAGATGTTACATGTTATATATGGCCACTAATTAAACTAGTTTACCTTTCTTAATTACCAAATCCCAAATTTaacgatttattttatttaatatatatatataacattattcGGTAGAGTAACCATATGTCATTTGCAACAATGCATAGCAATAAATAACATGATCTGATTCACCAAAACAAAGAATAATATATCCCTCTTCATGTGGGAACGAAATGAAAAAaatcctttttgtttttgttgttttttatttttatattttgaaatgATAGATGCATTGGATCAACTATAGTACTAGTAGATCGTTATTTCCTTGTCACGTAAATGAATTGAGTCGGTAGTGGTAGCTTCGTCTTTTGCCATATTTTTCGGTTttcaatttgtcatataattaatataaaatgacATGGCGAAATTGggaacacacaaaaaaaaaaaagtatactaACTTAAttaatgaaattaaataaaaatagatgTCAATTTTAATCTTGTTGGACTCATACACATCGAATCTGACCCTTAGAATGTAATGTGTCGTCTTCATCACGTAATCAAATCAAGGTGGTGGTTGTTAGCTATAACTTTTGAGAatgacttttaatttaatttccgaAGGAAAAAATTGAGGGTGCTACTCttcaattcttttttaatttcgTCGCATGAAAACCAAAAAGCCCCATATATAGGTTGTAAGCTTCccgtgagaaaaagaaaaagaaaaaaaaaaaagctaaacaAATTAAATGTGTTTGATTAAactttatgataaaaaaaaatcatatggtATCATCGCATGATCATATATACTTGAAATTCCTATGCCTAGCACCATGCATGTTTTATGCTTTTAATCCACAGCTATGTGGAACCAATTAAAGTATAACAATAATCATGAATGCGTGTGGGCCTATAAGTCTATAACTTTTCTCTTAACTATCGTTTATCTTCTTTATTGTATAAATAATGGatcaaaaaggaaaaagaaaactaatgaaataaattaaaattgaaaataaaaaacacgGCTGGAATATGGCCATGTTAAAATCATTGGTTCATCATTAAATTATTAACTACTAATTATTCTACCTCAATCCCGTTATGTTACCAACAGTATTTCTGCCAACttctatttataattatgtttaatgGAAATGAATTTAGTAGATCTTTTTAGGAGGCTCCAATGACCATAGATAGGACCTATCCAATTTTTACAGTACGATGGTTGGCTGTTCACGGATTAGCCCCAAGACGTTGGTCTCTAACTAGAAAAGTAAATGCTTGAGCTTGAGAAGCTTCTGGACCAGTGGACCCGTATTCTGGTCATTATTTATTAATGTTAATAAATCtattaaataaaatcttttttttactttttgttttctttctctattttaataattctaatattatattttattaatatattagaatatatatattttatatgtacAAAAATCCAAAAGCAACTCTTATTTTTGCTATTCAAATTTAGGCTTTTTAACGACGGGTCTAGCAAACGAAAAATTTGGATAGGATCCAACCAATGGATCAACGCAAGAAAAGCATTTCGAATTGTTGATTCATCGCCAGAGatgatgtgtctaataaaaatatttttttatggctgtatttaatagaagtgtctttataaatatattttttggatgtgtctctttatatatgtatttaaaatataataattaattattattgacaataaattgACAGATAATATATTGGTACTCTATACTTTTCCATTCTACTTACCATCATCATGATgcactaaaaataaaaaacacccatgatctaaattttatttaaagatttaATTTAATTGACGAATAAATTTTTATacacacaaaataaaatttaaactctCAGTATTTATTTAAGTGGATAAGTGAGCTGATTATTCgactaattcaaattaattatttaatttaatctttGTAGTTAGATGAATAGGTAGTTATTCTAATTTGGTGTTGAATTGATgcggaaaagtctagggggcagcaacttttgtattttttgtccaacacttaaccatcaaaacatatcattagatgtaatctcataccattaaaaacattattgatgGCCAATTAATGATTACATAACACCAAAATTActggcccctagcattcctcaatTGATGCTACTAGGACACGTATAAATTGGCGCTGattgaattgaaagaagaaaGTTATGTTATTGATTTATATGATAATGATATTGTTGAATGTGAAGTTAATTAAGAAGAGAATAAACTGATTTGGGCTTATTTTGTTTCCAATACAAGTATGAGGAAAGAGCAATAATGAATGGCACTGTGTTATTCTTTCCCCACATTTTTTACCTGATAACAGGAACAAATGTATGGCACAATAATTGCGTGAAAGAAAAGGGGATTTGGTGAGTGATCCgaaataataaattaaagaggCAGAAAAAGAAGGCATAGTAGTGCATTATTCATTCATGCATCATCATCATCCCACATTGTGAGGAAGTAGTGGAGAAGCACAAGCTTCTTAGTGTATGAAATGTGATCCAAAGCTTCTTCCTTTCTAATTTTGTGATTGCCATATATGCATGCAATAAGTGAGTGTGATTGATATGTATTTTAAAGGCAAGTATTAGTGGTTGTGAACTAACCTCTATAACATGCTAAAGTTCAATAAAACACACTTTCTTCATTCATATGTATACATACTCTTTATTTCATACCACTTCTCCACCCTCCAAAAAAGTGGACCTTACCTTACCTTCCAAAACATAATTTCATACATTTCCGTTGTGTTTATGAATTTCTAGTACTAATaacatctaaaattaaataatgaatttCAAAGTGAGAACGACATAAATTTTGACCATAgtattatttttcatattttattaaattttattggttatttataattttttttctagatGTTaagttgatattttttattttgatattagaTTGACAATGCTATTTTTTTGGATTATAGATTGTTGGGGTGTTAATCTCAAATGTAACATCGTTTAATTTGGGATAAAAAAAcagatccttcaatttcttgagAGATACAAAAATTAGACCGTTTAATTTCTGTttcaaaaagattaaaaaaatttgagGTACAAAAATCAGATCCTTTTAAAAAATACTTTGCATccatatttttttttaccaaaaatagagAAATTCGAACCTTCGATCTCTAGATGAGTATGGAAAAATTATGTCATTCAAATTATAGCTTGTTGGCAATTTGCACCCATATTTACAAACATTTtacacacaaaaaaatatataacttACACCTATATTTATCAGAATTTTACACACATAAATCAATACAGTTTGCATCCATATTTTTCAGAATTTAcacatataaattaataaaatttatttattaaagataatttaatatttatacgaaccaaataataataaaaaataaaagttattAGGCCACAAAATTTCTGATATTTAGAGAAAATCCTTTTTTATATCATAGAATATATGTGTGGAGAGTGAGAATGAGTGAAGAGAAGAGAGTGTTTAAAAAATGCTCATAAAAACTTTAATGATAAACTTTCACTTCCCTGCTTATCTAACTTGCCCAATTTAAAGCCTTCTCCTTATTTGCCTCTCTCACATGTCACACAGAGAGGCACCATCACATATTCACATGACTATGATTCTTGTGTTTGTTGCCTTCAACCACTGAAATTTAATTTCCTTTATTTGCTCTTTCTTTCTCTCCTAAGTTTGTTTTGTCACCACCAAATGACTATTCAGAAGAAACATGATGCTGCTGCAGAAACTCTTTCATGCAAACGAACACTTTCACTTCCACTTCACGGggtaattaactaactaattacttttcttttcttttcttttctttcctcttaAATTTTGCTTCTTTTCTGCTTATTTCAAGCTCACAAGTTTCTTGTTTAGTAAAGTTTTAATGGTGTTGCAATCTTGAAGCACTTTGATGGCCTGCTGAATTAATTGATTCTTTTATATCCTGTGATATAGTTTGATGATTCAATGGGGTTGAATGAAGAAACCACAGATGTTCATGATTGGAAAGAACAGAATCTTGTGGCGGATATAGCATCATCAAGAACATGTTCATCATCAGAAGAGGCAAAATCTCAGGATTATGTAGCCATAAAGATGCCATTGACACCAAGTCCAACTCCAACTCATAAGAGAGTCAATTTTCTTGTGACTTCTCGTTCTGTTGATGCCCCAATAAatactacttcttcttcttcttcatcatcttcttcaggACCCTCATCTAGAactaaatcatcatcatcatcatcatcatcatcatccataaGAAACATATTGCCAAAATTCACCTTAAGGAATCATAGGACACCGAATTCGGATATCGAAAAGGCTAATATTTTAGCTCCAGAATGTTCCTCTTTAGATCATCATCAAGAGAAAGACAAGTCTTCTTCAATCTCAAGATCGGTGTCCCTCACTAAGATGTTCACAACTAAGATCAAGAGAACTTCATCATTACCTGTAGAAGAATTGGGTCATGCAAACACAGATTCTGTTCAGGCTGCAATTCTTGGTGGTTCTCCATGTGTAAGATTCTCAGCCACTATAGTCCTTGCTgaaattccattcaattcaacttCTGTTGTTGTTCTTGCAACAATAAAATCTAGACTCTTTAACCTCTTAGAAACATTTGCAGAGGGTAGAGACTCAGGGGATGATAGCTCGGTCTCGTTCAGTACCTATCAATACCAAAGAAAAAGGCCATAGGAGAATGGATTCATTCTTCCGTGTTGTTCCTTCCACTCCTCTATTAAAAGAAGGGAATGATTGGTTAACCAAGTACACAACAAAAGATACtggtatctatctatctatctatgttGCCTATGCATTGATGAAACATGATAGAACTTGTTATTAAGGCATTTTAGTGTTTCTCTTGGTTCAGAAAatggagatgatgatgatgatgatgatgatggagaagatatagctgaagaagaagctgTGTGCAGAATATGTCTGATTGATCTGTGTGAAGGAGGGGAGACACTGAAGATGGAATGCAGCTGCAAAGGTGAACTTGCTCTTGCTCACAAAGACTGTGCCATTAAATGGTTCACTATCAAGGGCAACAAGACCTGTGATGTTTGTAAGGAGGAGGTTAGGAACCTTTCTGTCACCCTCTTACGCATTCGAAATGTTCAAACTCAGAATAATCCTGGAGCAAGCTCTCAGCACCATGATGATTACAGGCATGTCTAGTTTCTTTTGTTTTGATGCTATGATCCATGATTGTTACAGTTTTAATATGTGTGCTAAATTATGCAACAGGTTTTGGCAGGAACTGCCAGTGCTTGTGATTGTGAGCATGCTTGCCTATTTCTGTTTCCTTGAACAGTTATTGGTAAGAACTAAGAACAACACTCCTCTAACTCAGATCTACCAAAGTTACATACTTTTGTTTTATATATAGTCTCACATATTCAACTCTTTGCAGGTTGGTGAAATGGGGCACAATGCAATTTCCATATCTCTTCCATTTTCTTGTGTATTAGGCCTACTGTCTGCCATGACATCAACCACCATGGGTAGATTTGCAAAACAGCTTTGATCAAGATACTTTTTTTCTAAGAAACTCATCAAAGTTTTTGTGTGTGTGTCTATGCAGTGAAGAGCAAGTTCACATGGGTTTATGCATCTGTCCAATTAGTTCTGGTGGCTCTCTTTGCACACATATTTTACTCCCTGGTAATTCATTTCTCATATTTGTTACATTAAACCAATGAATCATATAATAAGAAATAATCAGATGAAAACTGACTTGAGTGGATTAGAATGGTCAATTTCAGGTTACCAAGAGAGCAATTCTGTCAATAATTCTTGCAACATTTGCTGGGTTTAGTGTGGTGATGAGTGGAAGTTCAATTATTGGTGAGATTCTTAGATGGAGGAGAACTtggcagcaacaacaacaacaacaacaaagtggAGGAGTGCAAAATCAACACAACTCAAATCACACCTGAAACTGAAACTCCCATGTGGCTTCTTTCATAGTGttgattcttttttatttatttttggtgagCTCATATTGTTTATTGTTACACAAGTCTTGATTGTACAGCTTATTATATGGCAGCAACTTAATGTGTAACATAGTAATATCTGTATAGTAATTTGGACCATAGATTATCTTGAATATTAGTTGTATATATAATATAAGCCCATCATAATTACAGGGCTTCGGTAACAAGAGCAAGATGATGAGACTCCTAAAATGGAATTGTTGAGTTGTATTTGTTGCTTCTTGTCTCTTCCAACCTGCAATGTTACATCATGTCATGTGCCCATTGTGTTCTTAACTTTTGTTGTCATATGTAGTTTTTTTTAAAAGAAGTTATCACCATAATATCACAAAATTTAAACTGTTTTAAGAATACAAGCAACCAAATATAATGGTCAAAATATTTAGACCAAAACCCAATGCAGGTGTGTTTTTTTGATAGCACATTAGAATCCCATAACCACTATGGACATGGTTTATGTAGGAAAGTAAAATGCACCGAATTGTGTAATATAATTTTGGAAGAGTTTTAAGAGTATCAAAAATACCGGTGTTTCAATTGTTTTAACCtgtgatctgaattataaaaaatatatataatatatattaattaaaatcaactatTATAACAACTAGAATATCGGTGTTCCAGTACACTTGAAAATTTTCCTTTTCGAGTCTACAACCACATCATGTATTTAGACATAGGTGGATCATCTTGTGCACAAGTTTTTGGTTTACCCAAACGGTATCCCCAACCCGATAGGTTAAGGACTAATCTGTCGTGAatttgagctccatttaagggtctgccgctggccaatgagttgctgcatgcaaCAAGTAGGATTCAAACTCCCAACACTTGCTTAAACGGACGAATGAGTTGACCACTCGACCAATCCAAATTAGTTTAAAGTTAAGTATATTATTAACTTCTTAGGTAACAatgattgatatatatatattttttttggtcttgaatgattgataattgttaagTAAGAATCAAACAACGAATAATCCGTGAGACCGTGACCAAATATATATTATCAAACAACTatccaatatttttttttgtttagaggaAGAACTGGAAGCCCAAATTCAAGAGACTAATAAGCCCAAATAATCCTTTGATTAGGCTTCTTTTTTTTGTAAGTAACAGAAGATGGAGGAGTAGAGTTATTCGAGTGTTATTAACCAAAAAACAAAGTGTGATTCGAGTGTTGTGCTTGTGCATACCGAGATCTAAAATAATTACAATATTCAATaatctaatgagattttagtgttATAGTTTNNNNNNNNNNNNNNNNNNNNNNNNNNNNNNNNNNNNNNNNNNNNNNNNNNNNNNNNNNNNNNNNNNNNNNNNNNNNNNNNNNNNNNNNNNNNNNNNNNNNNNNNNNNNNNNNNNNNNNNNNNNNNNNNNNNNNNNNNNNNNNNNNNNNNNNNNNNNNNNNNNNNNNNNNNNNNNNNNNNNNNNNNNNNNNNNNNNNNNNNNNNNNNNNNNNNNNNNNNNNNNNNNNNNNNNNNNNNNNNNNNNNNNNNNNNNNNNNNNNNNNNNNNNNNNNNNNNNNNNNNNNNNNNNNNNNNNNNNNNNNNNNNNNNNNNNNNNNNNNNNNNNNNNNNNNNNNNNNNNNNNNNNNNNNNNNNNNNNNNNNNNNNNNNNNNNNNNNNNNNNNNNNNNNNNNNNNNNNNNNNNNNNNNNNNNNNNNNNNNNNNNNNNNNNNNNNNNNNNNNNNNNNNNNNNNNNNNNNNNNNNNNNNNNNNNNNNNNNNNNNNNNNNNNNNNNNNNNNNNNNNNNNNNNNNNNNNNNNNNNNNNNNNNNNNNNNNNNNNNNNNNNNNNNNNNNNNNNNNNNNNNNNNNNNNNNNNNNNNNNNNNNNNNNNNNNNNNNNNNNNNNNNNNNNNNNNNNNNNNNNNNNNNNNNNNNNNNNNNNNNNNNNNNNNNNNNNNNNNNNNNNNNNNNNNNNNNNNNNNNNNNNNNNNNNNNNNNNNNNNNNNNNNNNNNNNNNNNNNNNNNNNNNNNNNNNNNNNNNNNNNNNNNNNNNNNNNNNNNNNNNNNNNNNNNNNNNNNNNNNNNNNNNNNNNNNNNNGTATAAAAACcccttaaaattttaattttatcactctttttttttttacctcaATTTGCAATTGAGGGTTCCTATTTCCTAATCTATCTGTGTTCGTTGGATTGTGCGTGTGTTTCCAACACGCATCCCCAGTATTCAATCTTCAACGTtgcctttattattttattactaataataataatccttTATTTATTTGGATGTCGTATAGCATTGGAATATTCCACCAAGACATTCTAAGTCTAAATAGACGGATAAAACTAAAAaagagaacaaagaaaaagaaatgtgaacacttaaaattaattaatatatattgttTTATGCGAGATAATTTTTGTTGTGAATATATAACATGATTGTGAAAAAAAGATAGTAGGACAAATCATCAGAAGGTGGTCtacattttattattttaagaatTGTTTGAGTTTTTAATTTGACTCTTTAATTTCCTAATTATGTTGAAATGACTTCACTGTCCTTCTTCCTTGACCACCAACTCACCTAACCACCACGTTACACCTAACCGCCCTTCCCTCCAATTAATTTCCGCTGCAAAACCAGGGGTCATTCAGTCAAACATAATTTGCTACTTGGCCCCTTGCAATTGATTAATTatgaaatatttaaatcaatatattttttttttcaaatatagaGAGATTTAAATTCGCAATTTCTACATgaatatggagagactatgtcatttaaaTTATACGGTCAATATATATTTACTTTTAAGAAAATTTATTATGTATTTGTATTATCTATCACTTGTTGTTCATAAAAAATGTTTAATGCGTGGTTCACTAAAactgaaaaaattaattaaaaaataaagggTAAATGCGCAAAGTTGAATTTCTGGCTGAGGATAATGTTTCTTTAGATGCTGATTTGGTGTGTAAAGCTAAGCAGACAATTTTGTTGTCTTGTTCTGAGTACTAAGAAAATGTACCCCCTTTTTTTCTTGACCTTGTAAATCTAATTCATTTCTTCATGCTCTAATAAATACACATTCAAATCTCGGTGCCTTTGAATCTGAGAAAAGAGGCACATAGAaatcagaaaaaaataaaagatcaaAAGGGCAAAAAAAAGAGACCATTGAATATTGTTTTACACTTTCCAGTTTCCACCACCAATTTCACTTCTTTCTTCACACTCTCCAGACCCTTCACTCTCTCCATCAATCACCTTCATTTTAACCAGGTAATCCCATACTTGAAAGCACTCTTAAATTCAACTCTCTCATTTCTTCACAACCCACTTTCCAAAACTCTTCCTTTCTCAATTCCCAGCACTCTTTAGGTACAGATTCAATATATAAACTTGTTATGTTAGCTTATGCTTTCTATCTGTTCCTAATTTGAAATTCATTCAGAGAGANNNNNNNNNNNNNNNNNNNNNNNNNNNNNNNNNNNNNNNNNNNNNNNNNNNNNNNNNNNNNNNNNNNNNttttttttttttttttttttttgttaattatgaCATGTTTGTACTTGTTTCTCATATGCCCAAAGTTGATTTGAGTTTTGTTTAATGTGATCAAGGTGAGGTGAGGTGCTGTTACTCTTTGAAAATGGCTGCGGGTGCAGGAGCTGTGCCAGCCTCTTTTTCTGC
The DNA window shown above is from Arachis ipaensis cultivar K30076 chromosome B08, Araip1.1, whole genome shotgun sequence and carries:
- the LOC107613663 gene encoding F-box/kelch-repeat protein At5g60570, producing MTKKSRVDFSLNEDGKKVKLSTREGVNDGSSRHGLNDSLLPGLIDDVALNCLAWISRSDYASLSCINKRYKKLISSGYLYGLRKELGAVEHSVYLVCDPRGWEAFDPNVNRWISLPRIPCDECFNHADKESLAVGCELLVFGRELMEFAIWKYSLVLQGWVKCQGMNRPRCLFGSGSVGSIAIVAGGSDKNGNVLKSAELYDSSTGTWELLPNMHTARRLCSGFFMDGKFYVIGGMSSPTVSLSCGEEYDLKTRSWRKIEGMYPYVNGAAQAPPLVAVVDNQLYAVEHLTNMVKKYDKEKNTWDELGRLPVRADSSNGWGLAFKACGDKLLVVGGQRGPEGEAVVLNSWCPKSGVVNGTIDWQILGVKEHVGVFVYNCAVMGC